In Aspergillus luchuensis IFO 4308 DNA, chromosome 1, nearly complete sequence, the following are encoded in one genomic region:
- a CDS encoding putative GABA permease (COG:E;~EggNog:ENOG410PV03;~InterPro:IPR002293;~PFAM:PF00324,PF13520;~SMCOG1038:phenylalanine-specific permease;~TransMembrane:12 (i58-78o98-119i140-172o184-203i215-234o246-268i289-317o337-362i394-414o420-444i465-483o495-515i);~antiSMASH:Cluster_1.5;~go_component: GO:0016020 - membrane [Evidence IEA];~go_function: GO:0022857 - transmembrane transporter activity [Evidence IEA];~go_process: GO:0055085 - transmembrane transport [Evidence IEA]) has protein sequence MSSTTGEAGSIQKGDRVVTTGCHPLEIEAGERSSGEAGTRYDHSDMNRMGKAQEFKRNLRPLAALSFASVLQATWEFILISNYEGLEDGGMAGLVWTYVWTFVGFGFIIVSLSEMASMAPTSGGQYHWVSEFASPRYQKFLSYITGWMSVLAWQAGAASGSFLTGTIIQGLISVRNPDYDPKRWQGTLFVFAMILIIYFFNVYAASWMPRIQNALLALHTICWVVVIVVLWAMAPRQSAKAVFTEFSLYGGWNNVGLALMTGQISAIYGSLSSDATAHMSEEVRDAGRYVPMAICGGYFSNGILALVLIITLMFAMPSVKDALDDPTGFPFIYVFKQAVSTAGVNGLTAIILIPVIFSNILFNASTARQTYAFARDRGLPFSKWISKVNQHYKLPVNAIALSCIISGLLSLINIGSDTAFNAIISLNVAALMWTYAISISCVMYRKMSCPETLPPRRWSLGKHGIWINAVALVYVIFALFWSFWPTEIPVTLNNFNWSVVLFVGVFVISLAMYVVQGRRVYKGPVVDVKRESS, from the exons ATGTCGTCCACAACAGGGGAAGCGGGCAGCATTCAGAAGGGCGACCGAGTGGTGACGACGGGCTGTCATCCGCTGGAAATCGAAGCCGGCGAGCGGAGTAGCGGCGAGGCCGGCACGCGATATGACCATAGCGATATGAATCGCATGGGCAAAGCGCAGGAGTTCAAG AGAAATCTCCGACCTCTAGCTGCCTTGAGTTTTGCTTCGGTTTTGCAGGCCACCTGGGAGTTTATTTTAAT ATCCAACTATGAAGGCCTCGAAGACGGTGGAATGGCTGGCTTAGTGTGGACATACGTGTGGACCTTTGTCGGATtcggcttcatcatcgtctcaTTATCAGAGATGGCGTCCATGGCTCCAACATCAGGCGGCCAGTACCACTGGGTGTCCGAATTCGCCTCTCCACGATACCAAAAGTTCCTCAGCTACATCACCGGATGGATGTCCGTTCTCGCCTGGCAGGCCGGCGCCGCATCAGGGTCCTTCCTGACCGGCACAATCATCCAAGGGCTCATCAGCGTGCGCAACCCCGATTACGACCCCAAACGATGGCAGGGCACCCTTTTCGTCTTCGCCATGATCCTGATCATCTACTTCTTCAACGTCTACGCCGCCAGCTGGATGCCCCGCATACAAAACGCCCTATTAGCGCTCCATACCATCTGCTGGGTAGTAGTGATCGTCGTTCTCTGGGCCATGGCACCCCGCCAGTCCGCAAAAGCCGTATTCACCGAATTCAGTCTCTACGGCGGCTGGAACAACGTCGGGCTAGCACTAATGACCGGGCAAATATCCGCCATCTACGGGTCCCTCAGCTCAGACGCCACGGCACACATGTCCGAAGAAGTCCGCGACGCCGGCCGATACGTCCCTATGGCCATCTGCGGCGGCTACTTCAGCAACGGGATCCTAGCCCTCgtactcatcatcaccctcatgTTCGCAATGCCCTCGGTCAAAGACGCCCTAGACGACCCGACCGGATTCCCCTTCATCTACGTCTTCAAACAGGCCGTCTCCACCGCCGGCGTCAACGGCCTCACCGCGATAATCCTCATCCCCGTCATCTTCAGCAACATtctcttcaacgcctccacaGCTCGTCAGACCTACGCGTTCGCGCGCGACAGGGGCCTGCCCTTCTCCAAGTGGATCTCGAAAGTCAACCAGCACTACAAACTCCCCGTGAACGCCATCGCCCTATCATGCATCATCAGcggccttctctccctcatcaacatcggcTCCGACACCGCcttcaacgccatcatctccctcaacgTCGCAGCCCTCATGTGGACCTACGCTATCTCCATCAGCTGCGTTATGTATCGCAAGATGTCCTGTCCGGAGACGCTACCCCCGAGACGGTGGAGTCTAGGGAAACACGGGATCTGGATCAACGCGGTAGCGTTGGTATATGTGATCTTCGCGCTGTTCTGGTCCTTCTGGCCGACTGAGATCCCTGTGACTTTGAATAATTTTAATTGGAGCGTGGTGCTCTTCGTGGGGGTGTTTGTGATTAGTTTGGCGATGTATGTCGTTcaagggaggagggtgtaTAAGGGGCCTGTTGTGGATGTTAAAAGGGAATCATCCTAA
- a CDS encoding uncharacterized protein (COG:S;~EggNog:ENOG410Q2MT;~TransMembrane:7 (o26-49i61-83o103-126i138-158o178-200i212-235o247-268i);~antiSMASH:Cluster_1.5) yields MAVLASSLPPGVSPPLTEDNDHNHNGLVVIVTSLALFLVLASLVIRLFASSKRGLMLQDDHVLFAAAICACTQVSLVLLQVHHGWGKSKELISSSDYTQMEKAGYAADLFYVLIIGLSKIGTMLFYQNLSLQRTKWMINVIISSCGLWAMVAILLLAIRCSNHPWTDIDDACAGLYPRWQAICALDIVLEAVILAYPAITIRNVQISLSKKLKVLSILNCRIILIPLSAVHLYYIHSQIYSSNPSLVGTYATMVAELHLSLSIVLLTVSCLKMFVAVYEDDHGFAYTEDASNSQSRSGRTPQKSWRSSRPVKDLSSFGSSCIEEEPILRTEATASASSPPLEGHQSNAILKSVQISVTRESIELGEIAGPSSAAIPRST; encoded by the exons ATGGCCGTCCTGGCCTCATCGCTTCCTCCTGGAGTTTCCCCTCCATTAACGGAGGATAACGACCATAACCATAACGgactcgtcgtcatcgtcactTCACTGGCTCTATTCTTGGTTCTTGCCTCGCTGGTTATCAGGTTATTCGCATCATCAAAAAGAGGCCTCATGCTCCAGGATGATCACGTTCTGTTTGCCGCAGCA ATATGCGCCTGCACTCAAGTATCACTTGTGCTTCTCCAGGTTCACCATGGGTGGGGCAAGTCAAAGGAGCTAATCTCATCCAGTGACTATACGCAAATGGAAAAG GCCGGATACGCAGCGGATCTGTTCTACGTCCTTATCATTGGCTTGTCGAAAATAGGAACCATGCTATTCTATCAAAATCTTTCCTTGCAGCGTACGAAGTGGATGATTAATGTCATCATATCCTCATGTGGCCTGTGGGCCATGGTCGCAATCTTGCTTCTAGCCATTCGGTGCAGCAACCATCCTTGGACCGACATTGATGACGCCTGTGCTGGGCTTTATCCAAGATGGCAAGCCATCTGTGCGCTTGATATCGTTTTGGAGGCCGTAATTCTTGCATATCCCGCGATAACGATCCGAAACGTCCAAATAAGCTTgagcaagaagctcaaggtcCTATCCATTCTCAATTGTCGGATCAT ATTGATCCCCCTTTCCGCCGTGCATCTATACTATATCCACTCCCAAATCTATTCCTCCAACCCCTCGCTTGTCGGGACCTATGCTACCATGGTAGCGGAGCTCCACCTCAGCCTCAGCATTGTTCTTCTGACAGTATCATGTTTGAAGATGTTCGTGGCAGTCTACGAGGATGATCATGGGTTTGCATACACGGAAGATGCTTCGAATTCGCAAAGTCGCAGCGGTCGCACCCCACAGAAGTCGTGGCGATCCTCTCGCCCGGTCAAAGATCTGAGCTCGTTCGGTAGCAGCTGTATTGAAGAAGAGCCGATCTTACGAACAGAAGCGACCGCATCGGCTTCGTCCCCACCACTTGAAGGGCACCAAAGCAATGCAATATTAAAGAGTGTACAAATATCGGTCACCCGGGAGAGCATTGAATTGGGCGAAATAGCGGGACCATCTTCTGCTGCGATACCCAGGTCAACATGA